Within the Halarcobacter mediterraneus genome, the region TTTTTCCTGCCATAGTAGAAGCTACATTTTTACCTTCACTTACGGCAACAACTCTGAGTCCTGTTATAAAAAACTCCCTTGAAAGTATTAAAAATACTGCCCAAGCAGAAGCTCTATCTATAATCATTAGACCAATAAATCCTGCAAGTATTAGCATTTTATCTGCAAGAGGATCTAAAATAGCACCTAACTTTGTCATTTGGTTCCATTTTCTTGCAATAAAACCGTCAAAAAAATCAGTAACTGAGGCAATAACAAAAATTAAACCTGCAAAATAATCAAGCCAAGAAGGATGCCATGAAGCGAAGATTGTAGAATCTCTTTCAACTAAAAACCATAGCATTAGCGGAGCTAATACTATTCTAAAAAGGGCTAGTGTGTTTGGTAGATTTAAGGTTTTTGGCATTATTTAAATGTTGTCCCACCATCAACAATTAGAGTATGTCCTGTAACCCATGATGCTTCTTTTGTACATAAGAAGTAGCAAGATTGTGCTAAGTCTTCAGGTTGGCCAATTCTATTTAAAGGAGAGTATTC harbors:
- the pgsA gene encoding CDP-diacylglycerol--glycerol-3-phosphate 3-phosphatidyltransferase, with the translated sequence MPKTLNLPNTLALFRIVLAPLMLWFLVERDSTIFASWHPSWLDYFAGLIFVIASVTDFFDGFIARKWNQMTKLGAILDPLADKMLILAGFIGLMIIDRASAWAVFLILSREFFITGLRVVAVSEGKNVASTMAGKIKTVFQMIAIGFLIMNWPFATTLLWIAVVLTMYSGYEYTRDYFKV